A segment of the Colletotrichum destructivum chromosome 3, complete sequence genome:
ATTCCGAGGAGGACTCGATGGACTATATCTGGACAGAAGACTGATGTGTGTGGGATTTGTAGCTTGGTTGGCACCGGCCATGTTgacaaggccgccatcatcagcatcgcTGGCGACAGCGCGTGGGCGTCCACTGCCGGTTTCACCGTACGTCAAGCTTCGTCGTCTCCAACACCTTACTCACCTTCGCCTTACTGACGTTTTGCTTCGCGCATTGCAGCTCTCCGCTACCGAAATGAAGGTCATCGCAGATATTGTCAAGGGCGACAAGACCGTGACGGACAAGGCCTTCGCCGACGGTCTCTTCATTGGCGGCGAAAGATACGTCATGGCCCGTGCCGAGGATGGAGCTATC
Coding sequences within it:
- a CDS encoding Putative profilin; this translates as MSWQAYVDTSLVGTGHVDKAAIISIAGDSAWASTAGFTLSATEMKVIADIVKGDKTVTDKAFADGLFIGGERYVMARAEDGAIYARKGKEGIAVAKSTQAVLLGHHSEVQQAGNATQAVQKLADYLVSVGY